The following coding sequences are from one Lolium rigidum isolate FL_2022 chromosome 6, APGP_CSIRO_Lrig_0.1, whole genome shotgun sequence window:
- the LOC124666588 gene encoding ABC transporter G family member 7: protein MEIKGLGQLLAALAAALFVRAVAGPGPALLPPAEEAEDDDADAEAGEGGGGVRPVTIRWARVTCALKNKRGDMARFLLSNLSGEAKPGRLLALMGPSGSGKTTLLNVLAGQLAASPSLHLSGYLYVNGQPMSQGGYKIAYVRQEDIFFSQLTVRETLSLAAELQLPDTMSPERKEKYVNDLLFRLGLVNSADSIVGDAKVRGISGGEKKRLALACELIASPSVIFADEPTTGLDAFQAEKVMETLRQLAEDGHTVICSIHQPRGSVYSKFDDIVLLSEGEVVYMGPAKEEPLTYFASLGYKCPDHENPAEFLADLISTDYSSAESVQSSQKRIENLVDEFANKVLITEFNSPVANSEASEFSTKLTQKSTRKQRRGWWREFRLLFKRAWMQAFRDGPTNKVRARMSVASAIIFGSVFWRMGKTQTSIQDRMGLLQVAAINTAMAALTKTVGVFPKERAIVDRERAKGSYALGPYLSSKLLAEIPIGAAFPLIFGSILYPMAKLHPTISRFAKFCGIVTVESFAASAMGLTVGAIAPTTEAAMALGPSLMTVFIVFGGYYVNADNTPVIFRWIPKASLIRWAFQGLSINEFKGLQFEQQHSYDIQTGEQALERFSLGGICIADTIAAQGRILLFWYWLTYLLLKKNRPRYQQLLPPSEEDQNKQQAE from the exons ATGGAGATCAAGGGGCTGGGCCAGCTCCTGGCGGCGCTGGCCGCGGCGCTGTTCGTGCGCGCCGTCGCGGGGCCCGGCCCCGCGCTCCTCccgccggcggaggaggcggaagatgacgacgccgacgcggaggccggcgagggaggcggcggcgtgagGCCCGTGACCATCCGGTGGGCCCGCGTCACCTGCGCCCTCAAGAACAAGCGCGGGGACATG GCGAGGTTTCTGCTGTCGAATCTGTCCGGGGAGGCGAAACCGGGGAGGCTGCTGGCACTCATGGGGCCATCAGGGTCCGGCAAGACAACGCTTCTCAATGTGCTAGCGGGGCAGCTCGCGGCATCGCCTTCGTTGCACCTCTCGGGGTACCTCTACGTCAACGGCCAGCCTATGTCGCAAGGCGGTTATAA GATTGCATATGTCAGGCAAGAAGACATTTTCTTTTCACAGCTGACAGTGCGGGAAACGCTCTCGCTTGCTGCTGAGCTCCAGCTTCCTGACACGATGTCGCCCGAGAGGAAGGAGAAGTATGTGAATGATCTCTTGTTCCGCCTTGGGTTG GTCAACTCTGCTGATTCTATCGTGGGTGATGCAAAAGTACGTGGAATTAGTGGGGGtgaaaagaagcgcctcgcgcTTGCATGTGAACTGATTGCAAGTCCTTCAGTTATCTTTGCGGATGAACCAACAACAG GCCTTGATGCATTCCAGGCAGAGAAAGTGATGGAGACTCTTAGACAGCTTGCAGAAGATGGGCACACTGTGATATGCTCTATACACCAGCCGAGAGGTTCAGTCTATAGCAAATTTGATGACATtgtactactttcagaaggagaaGTTGTATATATGGGGCCTGCAAAAGAAGAACCTCTAACATACTTTGCATCACTGGG GTACAAATGCCCAGATCATGAGAACCCTGCTGAGTTCTTGGCTGATCTAATTTCCACTGATTATAGCTCAGCTGAAAGTGTACAGTCATCACAGAAAAGAATCGAGAATCTAGTTGATGAATTTGCTAATAAGGTTCTGATTACTGAATTTAACAGTCCAGTAGCAAATTCAGAGGCATCTGAATTTTCTACCAAACTCACTCAGAAGTCCACTAGAAAGCAAAGACGTGGTTGGTGGAGAGAATTTCGTTTGCTGTTTAAGAGAGCTTGGATGCAG GCTTTTCGTGATGGACCAACAAACAAGGTGAGAGCAAGAATGTCTGTTGCTTCAGCAATTATATTTGGGTCAGTGTTCTGGCGAATGGGAAAAACTCAAACCTCTATACAAGACAGGATGGGACTTCTTCAG GTGGCTGCCATAAACACAGCAATGGCTGCACTGACGAAAACAGTGGGGGTTTTCCCGAAAGAACGAGCTATAGTTGACAGAGAACGAGCTAAAGGTTCCTACGCACTAGGACCATATCTCTCATCTAAGTTATTAGCCGAGATTCCTATTGGAGCAGCATTTCCATTGATATTCGGATCCATCCTCTATCCAATGGCTAAACTTCATCCTACAATTTCTAG ATTTGCCAAGTTCTGTGGCATTGTGACTGTTGAATCATTTGCCGCATCAGCCATGGGTCTTACTGTTGGAGCAATCGCTCCTACAACTGAAGCTGCGATGGCTCTTGGACCGTCCCTTATGACGGTATTCATTGTCTTCGGAGGATATTATGTTAACGCCGATAATACCCCTGTCATCTTTCGCTGGATCCCCAAAGCATCTCTGATCAGATG GGCCTTTCAAGGACTTAGCATTAATGAGTTCAAGGGTCTGCAGTTTGAGCAGCAGCACTCTTACGACATTCAGACTGGTGAACAG GCGCTGGAGAGATTTTCTCTGGGAGGAATTTGCATCGCCGACACGATCGCGGCGCAGGGCAGGATCCTGTTGTTCTGGTACTGGCTGACGTACCTTCTCCTAAAGAAAAACAGACCAAGGTACCAGCAGCTCCTGCCACCCTCCGAGGAAGATCAAAATAAGCAGCAGGCGGAGTAG
- the LOC124661651 gene encoding beta-glucuronosyltransferase GlcAT14A-like — protein MGAADKWLLPLVTVAFISLTLFLSALSGYSASSALFARLPPPSYVRRGAAAPPSFAYLLAGGRGDGRRLLRLLLAVYHPRNQYLLHLSADAPDPERAELAAAVARALPAATAFGNVDVVGRPAAGTPMGSSGLAATLRAAAALLRLDAEWDWFVTLHAADYPLVTQDDLIHVFSSVPRHLNFIDHTSDIGWKEGQRVQPVIVDAGIYLAGRNQFFQATQKRDTPDGFKFFTGSPWVILNRRFIEYCIFGWENLPRTLLMYFTNVMLPLEGYFHSVACNSDFRNSTVNNDLRYMVWDDPPQMEPRFLDSTHYDEIVNSGVPFARKFQEKEHLLDKIDEKILQRWRQRPVPGAWCTGRNRWFSDPCSQWSNVNIVRPGPQAEKFRRYMDRILEESKSSNSSCAQ, from the exons ATGGGGGCCGCGGACAAGTGGCTGCTCCCGCTAGTCACCGTCGCCTTCATCTCCCTCACGCTCTTCCTCTCAGCCCTCTCGGGCTACTCCGCCTCCTCCGCGCTCTTCGCGCGGCTGCCGCCGCCCTCCTACGTGCGGCGcggggccgccgcgccgccgtccttcGCGTACCTCCTCGCGGGCGGCCGCGGGGACGGGCGCCGGCTCCTGCGGCTCCTCCTCGCCGTCTACCACCCGCGGAACCAGTACCTGCTGCACCTCTCCGCGGACGCGCCCGACCCCGAGCGGgccgagctcgccgccgccgtggcccgcGCGCTGCCCGCGGCCACCGCGTTCGGGAACGTCGACGTCGTCGGGCGCCCCGCCGCGGGCACCCCCATGGGGTCGTCCGGGCTCGCGGCGACCCTTCGTGCCGCGGCCGCGCTGCTCCGGTTGGACGCCGAGTGGGACTGGTTCGTCACGCTCCACGCCGCTGATTACCCGCTCGTCACCCAGGACG ACCTGATTCATGTCTTCTCCTCTGTGCCAAGGCACCTCAACTTCATTGATCACACTAGTGACATTGGATGGAAAGA GGGTCAGAGAGTGCAACCAGTCATAGTAGATGCCGGGATATACCTGGCTGGAAGGAATCAGTTCTTCCAAGCCACACAGAAACGGGACACTCCTGATGGTTTCAAATTCTTCACAG GTTCACCTTGGGTCATTCTAAACCGGCGCTTTATAGAGTACTGCATTTTTGGATGGGAGAATCTCCCTCGAACTCTTCTCATGTACTTCACAAACGTGATGCTGCCTCTGGAAGGGTACTTCCACTCAGTCGCATGCAACTCAGACTTCCGCAATTCGACGGTGAACAATGACTTGCGGTACATGGTGTGGGATGATCCACCTCAGATGGAACCGCGTTTCCTAGACAGTACACATTATGATGAGATAGTGAACAGCGGGGTGCCCTTTGCTCGGAAGTTTCAGGAGAAAGAGCATCTGTTGGACAAGATTGACGAGAAAATACTGCAGCGCTGGCGTCAGAGGCCTGTTCCTGGTGCGTGGTGCACAGGCAGAAATAGGTGGTTCTCCGATCCGTGCTCCCAGTGGAGCAATGTGAACATCGTAAGGCCAGGCCCCCAAGCTGAGAAGTTCCGCAGATACATGGATCGGATCTTAGAAGAATCAAAGTCAAGCAACAGCTCATGCGCTCAATAG